atgtcaTGCTggaacgggtatggcaagaattcgatatcGTTTTGACGTGTGCCGAGttactcatggttcacatatcgaatgtttgtaaaaaaagcttcagagtttctcttcaaaatgcaatatgcatgacaactgtacaatgtttaattcttgtgcaataaataattaaaagtgttcccggactttatgtacgccCTGTATACTTCTTCTGTGGTGAAAAAAACCTCGCAGCTAGTCAACATATTCCACAGACGTGGAAATATTGGAATGTGACTTCGGTAGCGCTCGGTCaagatgttcatctacatctaaatttacgtctacatgattactctgcgattcaaacttaagtgcctggcagagcgttcatcgaaccattttcatactacttctctcgaatggcgcgtgggaaaaaggaacacctaaatctttccgttcgtgctctgatttctcttactttagtatgatgatcattgctccctatgtaggcgggtgtcgacagaatatttatgcattcggaagagaaagttggtgattgaaattacgtaaatagatctcgccgcaaagtaaaccacctttatttcagtgactgccaccccaactcgcgtatcgtatcagtgacgcTCTCACCCTTATCGCGCGATAGCACGAAACGAgcggcccttctttgcactttttagatgtcctccgtcaatcctacctgctaaggatcccacaccgcgcagcaatattccagcagaggacggacaagtgtaatgtaggctgtctctttagtgggtttgtcgcatcttctaagtgttctgctaacaaagcgcagtctttgcttcgccttccccacaatattatctatgtgatctttccaatttcagttacttgtaattgtaattcctaggtatttagtcgaattgacagcccttagatctgtgcgatttatcgtatacccaaaatttatcggatttcttttattacccatgtggattacctcgcacttttctttgtttagtgctgtttgccacttctcgcaccatatagaaattctctctagatcattttgtacttgtaattgatcgtctgacgattttactagaccgtaaattacagcatcatctgcaaacaatctaagggagctgctcagattatgaCCTAGATGATTTAAataaatcaggaatagcagagcgGCTATGACActgccttgtggaacgccagatatcacctctgttctactcgatgatttaccgtctatcactacgaactgtgacctctctgagaggaaatcacgaatcccgtcacacaactaagacgatactccatatgcacgcaatttgattaatagtcacttgtgagggacGGTATCGAAAGCCTcatagaaatctaggaatatggaatcgatctgagatcccttctcgacagcactaattacttcatgggaataaagagctagctgtgtggcacaagaacgatattttctgaatccgtgtttgtTATAtatcaataagttattttcttcaaggtgattcataatcttcgagtacagtatatgctccaataaTCCTtctgaaaattgaggtcagtgatatgggtctgtaattcattgggTTACTCCAGatgctttcttgaatattggtgtgacctgtgctactttccagtctttaggaacagacctttcgtcaagtgagcggctctatatgattgctaagaaaggcgctttgTGTGTGcgcactctgaaagaaacctgattggtatgccatctggaccggaagactagcctttcttaagtgatttgagtcgaTTCGCAATTGTCgattgattaatagtcacttgtgagggacGGTATCGAAAGCCTcatagaaatctaggaatatggaatcgatctgagatcccttctcgacagcactaattacttcatgggaataaagagctagctgtgtggcacaagaacgatattttctgaatccgtgtttgtTATAtatcaataagttattttcttcaaggtgattcataatcttcgagtacagtatatgctccaataaTCCTtctgaaaattgaggtcagtgatatgggtctgtaattcattgggTTACTCCAGatgctttcttgaatattggtgtgacctgtgctactttccagtctttaggaacagacctttcgtcaagtgagcggctctatatgattgctaagaaaggcgctttgTGTGTGcgcactctgaaagaaacctgattggtatgccatctggaccggaagactagcctttcttaagtgatttgagtcgattcgcaacacctaagatatctacttttaagtcactcatgctaacagctgttctcgtttagaattccggaatatttacttcgtcttctttcgtgaaggaactacggaaaactgtatttagtaactccgctttagtggcaccatcatcggtaacatttccatcgctatcgtgacggtattgactgtttttgccactggtgtactttggatacgaccagaatctcttcgggttttataccatattttgagacaatatttcattgtggaaactattcatctagcattgaagtccgcactaaatttccagCTTTCgtaaaacttagccagtcttggggattttgcgttcttctgaatttggcaagcTTGTTTccatgcttctgcaacagtgttcacacgtgttttgtgcaccatggtggatcagtcccgtctcttattaactactGCGATATGAATCTATCTATCGCTGTcggtactgtatctttgaatttaatAGTGAAATGGttctcatttctacatctacatctacatccatactccgcaagccacctgacggtgtgtggcggagagtaccttgagtacctctgtcggttctcccttctattccagtctcgtattgttcgtggaaagaaggattgtcggtatgcctctgtgtgggctctaatctctctgattttatccctaaggtctcttcgcgagatatacgtaggagggagcaatatactactttgactcctcggtgaacgtatgttctcgaaacttcaacaaaatcccgtaccgagctactgagcgtctctcatgcagagtcttccactggagtttatccatcatcgccgtaacgatttcgcgataactaaatgatcctgtaatgaagcgcgctgctctccgttggatcttctctatctcttctatcaaccctatctggtacggatcccacactgctgagcagtattcaagcagtgggcgaacaagcgtactgtaacctacttcctttgttttcggattgcatttctttaggattcttccaatgaatctcagtctggcatctgctttaccgacgatcaactttatatgatcattccattttaaatcactcctaatgcgtactcccagataatttatggaatgaactggttccagttgctgacctgctatgttgtagctaaatgataagggatctttctttctatgtattcgcagcacattacgcgtgtctacattgagattcaattgccattccctgcaccatgcgtcaattcgctgcagatcctcgtgcatttcagtacaattttccattgttacaacctctcgatataccacagcatcatccgcaaaaagcctcagtgaacttccaatgtcatccacgaggtcatttatgtatattgtgaatagcaacggtcctacgacacatccctgcggcacacctgaaatcactcatacttcggaagacttctctgcattgagaatgacatgctgctttctgttatctagaaactcttcaatccaatcacacatttggtctgatagtccatatgctcttactttgttcatcaaacgactgtggggaactgtagcgaacgccttgccgaagtcaagaaacacggcatctacctgggaacccgtgtctatggccctctgagtctcgtggacgaatagcgggagctgggtttcacacgatcgtcttttttgaaatccatggtgattcctacacagtagatttctagtctccagaaaagtccagAGTGTGTACGGGGTCATGCACCATGACACGTAAATGTTTCTGGGGGGCGCCAGACACAGAACAGCCAACGGAGCCGAGTAGGAAGCAGATGGTAGCGCCCCTGGCCGACCCGGGGGTAGTGTTACGGACCGCCGCCGAGGCCGCGGGCAGATGCGGCCCAAGGCCGGCTGCCCGGCGGGACCCCGCGCGGGCCACACAGCCAGACACGCCCTGCGCCGCCGAGCCGGCCCCCTCCTCCCTATATAAGCGGCGGCGCAGCCACTGACGGCACTTCTGGACGCTCCGCACAGCACTCAGGACTCTCCGACATGATCAAGCTGGTAAGTGGCGCAGCCGTCACACTGCTTCCCGTCACTAGGTTTCAGGAACACGCGACAAATCTCACAACTCCCGCGCGCTTTCCTCGTTTTATGCACAGACACATTTCGGACAGCAGCATTGAAGTACGAATGTATTTCGATACTTCTACCCGCTATTGTAATCTCCGCATAAAGAAGAACAAACTGGTGCTATTTCAAGTTCAGACTCTGTCCGTACGGGTTACCACTAATGTAATATCAAATTGTTTGTTGAAGTAGCTAACTCTTTTGGTTGTCATCGATCAGGATACTTTTCCATTGTCTGAGAAGGCCAGTAACTGTCACAATCAGAACACAGTTAACAGTCATACCTAGCGGCGGACTATCTGCTCAATTTTTATTTCAGCTCGTGCTTCCTTCTAAATGCGTACGTCGGTCGTGACTATTTTTTTTCGGAGCGTTATGTATCTCGTATCGCACTTTCCACGCTTGCTACATAACGTAGGCCGCTTACTTGTAATATAGAGTTATTCTTTATTATTTGGACGCAGAGTTGTCGGTGACACTGTGTACGTTCTATCACAACAACCGACAAACCGCTCAGAGAGTTGGCAGTAGCTCAATAACTGCACAACAAGTGGTGACGACACAGACTCTGGACATCAGTGCGGCCAGAGGAGTACATACGCGTGCTTCCAGAGCACTCTACCATGAGAAGATCTCAGGATTGTAGATACATAATTATTTTTCCGTTCAGTTTTATTTTGCTATCGATTAGGCGCTTACTCTTACGAAAACATACCTCCGCTGCCGAGTCATTTGTATTTGTCGCGTAAAAAATAAACAGTACTAGAGTTTGCGCTTGTTCTGGTGATATCTAGAGGACGCAAGTTATTAGCTCACTCGCAATTGTATCTGACTTAGAACAAATTATTTAGTGAGACCTTAAAATATTTACGTTGCTACATCGTTTCATTGTTACCCTTTAACGCTACCTCTGTTTAAAAGACTATTAGAGTCCAACTCAGCAGCCCAGAGAGGAACATATGGATGAAAAAAGGAGATACATTTGCCATCTTACAAAAAATTCTTTGTAAACATATTGAGCTAATAATAAAATATTGTACATAACAATCTTGAAAGCCTAAAATACTTTTTTTATAAGTGGAGATCGGTTGCGAGACGGTGTGGATTATTTTCGGAATGATGACGTGTCGAGACGATGGCACGGAGTAGGAAGTGTAGAAACCGCCCACTTATGTCAACTGGTCGCGGTGGGTCATGTACAGAGTTTCTGCTACATGCAATTTCCGCGCGTCATCACTAAAGATGATCCAGATTGGGTCGAAAAAAGTCACTACTTATGAAtaaaactggtttgatgctaccAGGACTGATTTGTACAATATTTTACAACAGTATTACAACATGTTCGTGGCAAGTAAGTATGAGAGCTACACTGCAAAAATTTGCTTTTGATTTTGCATTCTAAAAAAATCGCATCTATTATGGAATATTTTCGTTCTTCTGTGGGAGCAATTCGGGAAATGTGAGTGAGATTGGGAGGCGGTTCGTAAACACGGCTCTGCATCCAATATTATCGTCGTCCATGACACGGTTGACAACAACTGTTCATCAGTATACATAATGCATTTATTCGCGACCGCTTACGACCCATTATGGTCATTATCAAGTGATCAACGTCCGCGATCACATGAAAAATGGCGTTTAGTTACTTGATATTGACCGTAGTCTCTCGAAACCAATTATGAATCATGAGTTCTGTACAGTTGtagttattttctgtttacttactCCAGTTAGTTTCGCGACAGAGGTATCACTTCTCCTAACATCTGTTCGTTTCTCTAACATAATCTGAGGAGTTGATTATGGGGGATAagccattgtgccagttattattTGATTTTACTGTTCTAGGAGATCATAAGTACAGAGTATTAGTCAAATGTCTCAAACATAGTAAGGAGTGAAGTTCCTGTTCTGGACGATATCGCTTCGTGAGTGAAGAATTCTGCGCGCTGTGTGAGGAGCACGCCACACCCGTGCCAAGGGCCCCTTGTGCATCCCGTTCCCTGTAGCGGCTGCGTGCTGTGCTTGCAGGTGGTGCTGTCTGCCCTGGTGGCGCTCGCTTCCGCCAAGCCCGGCTTCCTGCACGGCGCCGTTGCCCCCGCGGCCATctcctacgccgcccccgccgtagccgccgcccccgccatctcctacgccgcccccgccgtggCCGCCGCCCCTGCCatcgcctacgccgcccccgctgccATCGCTGCCCCCATCAGCGCCACCGTCGTCTCCAAGCAGGTGAGCTCATTTCGAAGATCAGTGTCAGCGTCCTTCCGTTATTTAATAATCGGTCGACCTGTACCTCTTCGACAAATTTTTATAGCGTAAGCTAAGAGCAAACGTTGAAACCATTTTTCAAAGGTTATTACATATTACATATTAAGAATTCAGTATAGTGGCAAACAGTCGGATGTCGAGTGTTTAGCAACTTCACACAATACTATCGCTTGTAGCACGTTATGAAGATGACCAGGTTAATCCTCGAAATAATACACGATAAAATGAAATCTTCAAACCGGGAGAACGCCGGAAaagacaatcacatagataatccTCTTGAATCAGTATCTATTCACTTCAACAGATAACAGAACCcagcaattttcttttttattgttttctgaTTTATAATGTACGGCTACCTTATAGCAATCGACTTTCGCCCTGCCCTCATTTAAAAGGTGTTTCGGCTTAACAGTGCGCTGCTTATGTTCAATGTGTCGTTCTTTGTGCAGGTCCACTATGCCTCCACACCCGTGGTGACTGGCTACAGCGCTCAGGTTCTCAAACCCAACCTGGGTGCTCTGGCCACACCTGCTGAGACCGTCTCCAAGGAGCAGGTGATCGCCCCAGCCAGATCCGTCGCCACCATCACCCCTCAGATCACGCAGGTAAGACACACAGCCAACGACCACTAAAACCTGCCAACATTTTAGAATTTTTCAGTGTTAATGTTGACCACGTGCTGCTCCGATGAAATCTCAGTACCGAATCTAATGATTTTAATCTCAAAGTTGCtctttattcattttatttgaaCGATACGATGAATGTCGTATTTCTTAACTTACAGTCACAGTTAGAAATTCAGGCTTCCTTCTTGGTCGATCGTCGAAGTCTCCAATGTTAACAGCTACTGTATTTCATCACAGGCAATGCGCTGCGTGATACTCAGTGAATGTCTTTTAAATttgctactttatttattttagccTCACGTTACAAAAGTTGTACCATAACCGGTTTCGATTTTAATCTTCATCAGATGATCTGAATAGTTTACATTGTAACTCTTCCATAATTAAAGGGAAATTTGTATGATGTAGCTGTTTTGGGCATTGCAATAATTCAACAGCTTCacttgaaaatttgtaccgaaccgGAAGTCCATCCTGGATGTTCTGCTTCTGTAAAACACTTTGCCTTAAAGATCTCGTCTATCCGGAAACTCTTCCCGTCCGATCCAACTTCCGAAGTGCTGCTCACCAACCCGTTCATATTCTCCGTTGCTCACAGCTTCACTGTATTCCTGCAAGGGAACGAATGCTGGTATGCAACCGCATTTGAAGTGTCGTATGCCCATCGAGgcatatatatacaataatatgtgtggcgtctgttctttcggacaggtaaTGATACTTTGGTGACCTGATACTTAGTTCGTATGTAACACAACTTTTATAAATACATGTTTCGATACAGCTACCAGCCAAATTTTGCCTAAATTTTATTTCCGTGTTGTTGTAAGAAACATACCTCGTCATCTGGCAATGATAACAAAGTAGATATTTTCAACACCTTTTTAGTCCTCGCGTGTGATCTGAAACGCCCAGGGAAAAAGTCTTAAGAAATGCATCTCCGTCAATGGTTTGCCGCCAATTACGCGTGTTTGAAaagtggtggtggtagttagtgtttaacgtcccgtcgacaacgaggtcattagagacggagcgcaagctcgggttagggaaggattgggaaggaaatctgccgtgccctttcaaaggaaccatcctggcatttgcctgaaacgatttagggaaatcacggaaaacctaaatcaggatggccggagacgggattgaaccgtcgtcctcccgaatgcgagtccagtgtgctaaccactgcgccacctcgctcggtgtttgaaAAGTCTCTCACTGTGTTGATCAGTACTGGTTATGTCCTGGTGCTGCAGTTCTCTTTTCCATCATTGTAGCTGGTTGAATTTCAACTATCTTGTGTAATTCGTCAATTTCATTGCATAAATCGTTAAAGTGCACAGATAGAATTTATCCAAAAGATATGAAAATTGAGTTCTATATCACTACTGTTTGGATGTTAGCGATAGATTTCACTATGTAAGGTTTTCTACAtcataaataaaatttaacaaagtatCAACAAGTTATGATTGTTAGAActtttcatgaaatgtatgatgtctCTGAAAAAAAGTTACCGTCGAGAAATAGTTGATGTAGTTTTAATATTGAAGAATGTCCCGCTCAGGAAGTATCGCTGACGTTTTGTTTGCGCAGGTGGAGCCCGAAGTCAGCGTGCAGAGCGTCCCAGTGGACGTCCCCGTGCCCAAGCCGGTGGTGAGTGAGGTGGAGGTCCGCACCCCCGCAGTCGCCGCCATCGCCGCCCCCGTAGCCGCCGCACCCGTGGCCGTGgccgcccacgccgcccccgcTATCGCCGCGtacgctgccgcccccgccgtcgTCGCTGGGCATGCCGTCACCGCCTACGGCATCGGCGGCGTCCACTACAAGACACTGGCCGCCCCCATCGTCAAGATCCATTAGAAGACCTGATGCTGCATTCACTGCCGACGAACCACTTTTTCATTACGCATAATGCTGTGAAGGAAGAAGTTGTTCGTATCCTCGACTGATCGATAGCTGTGAATAAATAGTCTATTTCCAACAATAAATCACACATTCTTTAATCACTTCTTCTGTTATGACTCCTTTTTTCCCTAATTCCTCTACTTAAGCGATCTTCGCTTGCACTGTACCATAAATTTTGTTGATCGAACATTTAAAGTTAATGGAAGGTTAAAAGATTCCGAAATATGTCTCGCTGAGAAAGCACAAGGTGGTAATAACTTTGTCAAAAGAAATCAATTGTAAAGGGCATGTAACATATACAGAACTAAataatgcataatctagagcaagTGTTTCTGTCAAGTACTTTCTCATGCTATTTGATAGCTATATCAAAACGCAAAGCACTACAATCACCAACATTATGACCAAAATCCGTACAACGCTTTAAAAGCACAGCTTATTGAACATTGTTTGTGCAAATATTTTTTCCCCTTTCTGGTATCGCTTTATAGAAAATCTGATGTCATGCTTAACGTCCATATAAAATAGTTTTATCGTGCTGTATTTTAGCGGTGACATTTTCCGGGTTACTTAGACGTGTCATTCGAATATCAAAACTTAGATAACATTATACAGCCGTGCTTGCTATTAGCATCTCAGACCAGTAATCCGTATGtagaattttctttgtttcctcaGATCACTAAAGGTGAATGTCGAGTTTGCTTCCATTATAAAAAGCTACTGTAATATTTTTCGGAATGCTTTAGCACTCTCGCTTTAAAGTCCAACGACTTCGATGTGAAGAGGGCATTACATACTTTCTCCCTCCCATCGGTCTCCTATGCCTCCTGTTACAAGAGtttctttctcctctttctctGCTCGAGATACTGCACTTGTCTTAATCTGTTATTTCGATTTCAATTTCTGTAAACAAACGTATACATTCAACATGATGATTTTTAAGCGATTCTTTATCGTTTGTAACGTTATCTTTGTATGGCAGTTTTTTGGAAAGATGGCGCTCCGTAAATATCACAGTTATACTCGATCCTCGCACTCCTgtcaccacagactgcacacagagggAAAACTGCTATGGTAGGCACCACTTGGCTGTAAACAAAGTTCCCCTGAAATGGAAGATTTTGGACAGACGTATTAACCTTTGCTGGAAGCATAACTCCAAACAGATCGCTTGATGTTACACGAGTAACCAGATCCGGCACGCAGGTGACGAAATTACATCACACTCTCAGAGTCACGCATTTAAAATTCCGACAAGGTCAGAGTAGTGCTTCTAGCAGGCCACGCCCTTTCCGTCGACAATTTTAGGCGCTCATTACCTGCTAAATGATTTACCTGGTCGTCAATGTCAACTACCTGCGATTTCATTATGTAAACATCCCGCAGGTACCGTTGGTTGATCCGTAACACTTCGCAAGATGCGAATCCACTTCGTAGTTGTGCTCTAAAGAAGAGACAGGCGCAACCAGTATACTAATGGCAAACGTAGTTCTCATATCACTGACAAAAATATTTGCTAGcaaatttctcaaaatatttcgtCCTTTTTCGCACTAAAGATCATTCTCAAG
This genomic interval from Schistocerca cancellata isolate TAMUIC-IGC-003103 chromosome 3, iqSchCanc2.1, whole genome shotgun sequence contains the following:
- the LOC126175292 gene encoding cuticle protein 16.5-like — translated: MIKLVVLSALVALASAKPGFLHGAVAPAAISYAAPAVAAAPAISYAAPAVAAAPAIAYAAPAAIAAPISATVVSKQVHYASTPVVTGYSAQVLKPNLGALATPAETVSKEQVIAPARSVATITPQITQVEPEVSVQSVPVDVPVPKPVVSEVEVRTPAVAAIAAPVAAAPVAVAAHAAPAIAAYAAAPAVVAGHAVTAYGIGGVHYKTLAAPIVKIH